GCCTTCTCCTATTCCGTATCGCACGATCTTCGCGCACCGCTACGCACTATCGATGGCTTTTCGCTGGCCCTGTATGAGGACTACGGCGATAAGTTGAATGATCAGGGGCGCGACTACATTCATCGCGTCCGCAATGGTGTGCAGCGCATGGGCCAGTTGATCGATGCCCTGCTGCAGTTGTCCCGTGTCACCCGTACCGACCTCGTCCGCGAGACCACGGATCTGGCGGAGCTTGCACGCTCCGTCGCCGCTGACCTCAAAGCCTCAGACCCGGAGCGCAATGTCCGCTTCGAGATTCCCGGCACTCCCGTGCTGGCTCAGGCTGACCCTCGCCTGCTGCGCATCGCCCTTGAAAACCTGCTGGGGAATGCCTTTAAGTTCACCGCAAAAACACCAAACGCTGTCATCCGGTTCGGCTCCTATCCGGGAGATGGCGCGAACGTCTACTTTATCCGCGATAATGGAGCCGGCTTTGACATGCAGTATGTCGATCGCCTCTTCACTGCATTTCAGCGCCTGCACGGAGACCGCGACTTCAAAGGCTCAGGCATCGGCCTCGCAACCACGCTTCGCATCGTCCGCCGGCATCAGGGCCGCATCTGGGCCGAGGGCAAAGAAGATCAGGGCGCGACCTTCTACTTCACACTTGGATCATAATCTTGGGGAAAGGTTCCTACGAATGACCATCAACACGAATTTGATTCTGTTGGTCGAAGACGATCCGGACCACGAAGCACTCGCCATCCGCGCTTTGCGCAAGGCTAATGTCGCGAACGAGATCAGTGTCGCGCGCGACGGTGCCGAGGCTCTTGCACTGGTCGACAAGTTCGAGGCCGGCGAACTTCCCATGCCGCAGCTCGTTCTTCTGGACCTGAAGCTCCCTAAGGTGCAGGGCCTGGATGTGTTGAAAGCAATTCGCTCCAAAGAAAGGGCTTCATTATTGCCCGTCGTAGTACTCACTTCCTCCGACGAAGAGCGCGATATCGTCAGCTCGTATCGTCTGGGCGTCAACAGCTACATTCGCAAACCCGTCAACTTTACAGATTTTGCCGAAGCCACCAAGCAGCTTGGAATGTACTGGCTTCTGCTGAACCAGGCGCCGCCTATCTCCTGAGACCCGCGCGTGACCTTACCGCAGCCCAATCTCGTTCCTCTCGCAGAACAACGCAGGCGGCTTCGCGTCCTTATCGTGGAAGACTACGAGCCTGATGCGCTGTTGCTGCGGCGTCATCTTCACCGCGCCGGATACGAGATCGAGATGCGGTGCATCGAAACCCGCGCGCAGATGCATGAGGCCCTGCGTTCGGGGAGCTGGGACGTGGTCATCGCCGACTACACGTTGCCCGGCTTTGGAGCACGCGATGCCCTGGCCCTGTTGCAGGCCAGCGGGATCGATCTGCCTTTCATCATCGTCTCTGGCACCATCAGCGAAGAAACAGCTGTCTCCGCCATGCGCGCGGGAGCACATGACTATGTGTTGAAGGACAACCTGGAGCGCCTTGTACCCGCAATCGAACGAGAGCTCGCCGATGCCGAAGCCCGCCGCGAAAAACTACGCACCGCCGCCGCGCTCAAAACCCTGGAAACGCGCTTCTCCGCGACCTTCAACCAGGCTGCCGTGGGCATGGCCCACATCTCGCTCGATGGACGATGGATCCTGGTCAATCAGCGCCTGCGCGACATACTCGGTTTGACCGCGGAGGAGCTGGAGTCAATCAGCTTCTACGATCTGCTACTGCCGGCCTCCGATCGCGATGAAGACGAGGAGATCGTCTTCGAAGATCTGCTCTCGCGCAGAATCCCCAGCCTGCGCGTTGAAAAATGCCTACGCCATAAAGATGGCCACGCTGTCGATGTGCAGCTCACCATCTCTGTCCTGCAGCCAGACCCCAATGAGACCGAATCGCTCTCGCTGGTGATTGAGGATATCTCCGCGCGCAAGGCCGATGCTCGCGAGCGCGCTGACCTGGTGAAACGCCTGATCAATTCCGAACGCCTGGCGTCCGCGGGGCGCATGGCCAATACGCTGGCGCATGAGATTAATAATCCGCTCGAAGCTCTGACGAATGTGCTGTATCTGCTGCAAACGCATCCAGAGCTTCCACTAGATCTGCAGGAGCTGGTCAATATGGGGGCACGCGAGCTGGATCGCGTCGGCCACATCACCCGCACCACGCTCAGCTTCTACCGCGGCAACTCCGGCAGAGGACATCTCGTGAATAAGCTGATCGGCGAAGTGGTGCAGATCTTTGCCTCCCGCGCCGAAGGGGCACAGGTACAGATCATCACGGATCTTCGTCCTTCCGCCTCCGGAACAACCTTCCCGCTTTCATTGCGGCAGGTCTTTGCCAACCTGATCGGCAATGCCATCGAAGCCATGTCAGGTACAGGCGGCACCCTCACCATCCGCTCCCGCGAGACAGCCACATGCGCCATCGTAACCATCGCCGATACCGGCCCCGGAATCGCGCAGGCGCACATCTCACAGATCTTCGAGCCCTTCTTCACCACCAAGGGCGAGCGCGGCACCGGCCTTGGCCTGTGGGTCACCCGCGGTATCGTCGCCGAATCCGGTGGAACCCTCACTCTGCGCTCAAGCACCGACCCCACAC
This genomic window from Terriglobus albidus contains:
- a CDS encoding response regulator; protein product: MTINTNLILLVEDDPDHEALAIRALRKANVANEISVARDGAEALALVDKFEAGELPMPQLVLLDLKLPKVQGLDVLKAIRSKERASLLPVVVLTSSDEERDIVSSYRLGVNSYIRKPVNFTDFAEATKQLGMYWLLLNQAPPIS
- a CDS encoding hybrid sensor histidine kinase/response regulator → MTLPQPNLVPLAEQRRRLRVLIVEDYEPDALLLRRHLHRAGYEIEMRCIETRAQMHEALRSGSWDVVIADYTLPGFGARDALALLQASGIDLPFIIVSGTISEETAVSAMRAGAHDYVLKDNLERLVPAIERELADAEARREKLRTAAALKTLETRFSATFNQAAVGMAHISLDGRWILVNQRLRDILGLTAEELESISFYDLLLPASDRDEDEEIVFEDLLSRRIPSLRVEKCLRHKDGHAVDVQLTISVLQPDPNETESLSLVIEDISARKADARERADLVKRLINSERLASAGRMANTLAHEINNPLEALTNVLYLLQTHPELPLDLQELVNMGARELDRVGHITRTTLSFYRGNSGRGHLVNKLIGEVVQIFASRAEGAQVQIITDLRPSASGTTFPLSLRQVFANLIGNAIEAMSGTGGTLTIRSRETATCAIVTIADTGPGIAQAHISQIFEPFFTTKGERGTGLGLWVTRGIVAESGGTLTLRSSTDPTHCGTTMRITLPLKG